From Camelina sativa cultivar DH55 chromosome 5, Cs, whole genome shotgun sequence:
AGTGTGAATTCGATTGCCATTAAGATAAGGTTTGGTCCACGCAGCGTTTACACACAAAGTCTACAGAGAATGTGATGATAAGTGTATCATACGAAGTTTGTGGTGCTAATTGTAGACCAACTAGTATTTAAACGAGCCTTGTCTCATCACCATTTCATCAATACAAGCTTATAACTCTCCACATATACattttgcaatcaaacaaatcGAAAGATGGAAGGCAAAACTTTGATTCTAAGTGTGCTCGTAATGAGTCTTGTCATGGCGCAGATTCAAGTCGAAGCAAAGAGTTGTTGCTCGAGCACGACTGCTAGAAACTGTTACAATGTATGCCGTCTTCCTGGAACTGCTAGGGAAACTTGTGCAAAACTTTGTGGATGCAAAATTATTAAGGGGAAAAAATGTACTACTCCGCCATATATACATGCCATTCTTGAAAACTCTGGTAATTTCatacctttttctttgttgtttcattAAGTTACATCTCTTACATGTTGGACCAAGATTTTCACGatccaaaaacttttttttttaaatttatttaaggTGATGCTGTCAACGAATACTGTAAGTTGGGTTGTGCATCCTCTGTGTGTGGTACCTTAACCACTCTCCAGAACTCTGGTAACGTGAaaactcattattattattattattattattattattattattattattattattattattattattattattattattattattattattattattattattgttagaTTTCTGGAACAAGTgataaatcaattaattttaattttgttttggtgaaaTAGATGCAAGTGA
This genomic window contains:
- the LOC104787183 gene encoding thionin-like — translated: MEGKTLILSVLVMSLVMAQIQVEAKSCCSSTTARNCYNVCRLPGTARETCAKLCGCKIIKGKKCTTPPYIHAILENSGDAVNEYCKLGCASSVCGTLTTLQNSDASEIVSGAVVQCTEACSEFCTKDSSNAVETA